ACGACATACTCGTGACGATTCCGATCGCGCCGCACGTCCCGGCGAGAGCCTGGGGGTCGCCGTTGACCTCGCGGCTGATGATCACACGTTGGATGCTCGGCGCGACCTGTTGGGCCGCTTGCAGTGTCTTGACGTCGAAGCTCGCGAAGACCACACGCTGCTGCAGATCCCAGTCGTGAACGAGATTGGAGACGATGATGACCTGTTCTGCCGTCCACGACCCCTTGAGTTCGATGATCGCGTGCTTGCCCGACGGCTGAAGGATGCCGAGGAACTCGGTGAGGTGCGGCACCCGGATGCCCGCGAAGTCGGGCGAGACCCAGGAGCCGGCATCCAGCTCGCGCACCTGCTCCCACGTGGATGCCCACACCGGCCCGGTCCCGTCGGTGGTGCGATCGAGTGTCCAATCGTGCATGAGGATCGGTACACCGTCTGCGGTCAGCTGCACGTCGGTTTCGACAAACTCCGCCGAACTCTCGAGGACGGCTTGGAGCGCGGGGAGAGTGTTCTCCGGTCCGCCCTCTGCGTCGCCGCGGTGGCCGGCGACATAGCCGACCTCGCCGGGCGCTCGAAGCGTCGAAAACGTTGTCGCTGCTGGCCCTGTCTGGGGTGCAAGCACGATGACGATGGCGAGAGAGAGCGCACCCGAGATCACCGCGAGGAGCTGGGCGGCGAATCGCCGCCACCGGTGCGCTGTCGCCATCGACACGCCTTTCGGGCTTCGGGTCCACCCCGCGCCGTTGCGGGACCCCACCACTGTAGCGTGTTCGTTACCTTTTCGTTACCTCAGGCTCAGTCGGCGATGCGATCCAGCTCCGTAGCGATCTCGGCCCTCGTCGGAATCGACGGCACGGCGCCCGCACGCTGCACGGAAAGCGACGCGGCAGTCACCGAGAACCGAAGAGCCTCGGCGTCGGGCATCCCTTCGGCGAGCGCTACAGCAAGCGCGCCGCAGAAGGTGTCCCCGGCGCCCGTCGCATCCACAACGTCGACAATGGGAGCGGGCACCTCGACGGGGGCCTTCTCCCGACGTTGGAGGATGGCACCCTTCGACCCGAGGGTCAGAACGACAACAGGTACGAGGTCGAGCAGGTTGGTGACACCGGTCGCTCCGCGCAACTGCTGCGCCTCGAGCTCGTTGACAACCAGGACGTCTGTCGCGTCCAGGAGGGCAGCAGGAAGGGCCGCCATGGGCGCAGCGTTAACGATCACAAGGGTGCCGGAGTCACGCGCGCTTACGGCAGCCTCGACGACCGAATCGATCGGGATCTCTAATTGCGCGAGAAGCACGTCGGCGTCCGCGATGACGGCACGGTCCTCCGGCCGTATCCGAACGTCGGCGTTGGCGCCAGCCTCGACGATGATGGTGTTCTCGCCGCCCGGTTCGACAGCGATGAGGGCTCGCCCGGTGGGAGCCTCGATGACACGCACCGCGTCGGTGTCGATCGAGTCCTCGGTGAGGCCCGCAAGGGTCAGGCGTCCAAAGTCGTCGGAGCCGAGGCACCCGACAAAAGCTGTCGAAGCGCCGGCACGCGCTGCGGCGACCGCCTGATTCTGGCCCTTGCCACCACGAGCCGTCATGACGCCGTGCGACAGGATCGTCTCGCCCGGCGCCGGAATCGCCTGAACCGCGAACACCTCGTCGACGTTGGCACTGCCCACGACGACAACGCGCGGTGGCGTCACAGCAGGGACTTGGTGTGCCACACCGTCTTCGTCTCCGTGAACGCCACGATACGGTCCAGGGTGGGTGCCGGAATACCCGGATGCGGCGGCACAACGCGCTTCAGGGTGTCGGCTGCCGCGATCTGAAGGTCGACCCACTCGAGGTCGCCGGCGCCCGTGAGGTCCAGCGCGTTGACGTCGGCGTGCGAGGCGAGCCACGGCGCCAGTTCCGCGGGTGACCCGGTGAGTACGTTGACAACTCCCCCGGGCACGTCGCTCGTCGCGAGCACCTCGGCGAGGCTGATCGCCGACAGCGGGGCTCGCTCACTCGCGACAACAACCACCGTGTTGCCGCTCAGGATCGCGGGAGCAATGACCGAGACGAGGCCGGCGAGGGAGCCAGCCGATTGTGGCGCGATGATCGCCACGACACCCGTGGGTTCGGGCGTCGACAGATTGAAGTACGGGCCGCTCACGGGGTTGCCGTTGCCGGCGGCCTGCACGTATTTGTCCGCCCAGCCCGCGTACCAGACCCAGGCGTCGATGGCGGCGTCGATCTGTTTCGCCGCTGCCGCGCGAGAGGCCCCCTCGGTAGCGACAACCTCGTCGACGAACTGTTCGCGTCGGCCCTCGAGTATCTCCGCGATGCGGTACAGCACCTGCCCGCGGTTGTAGGCCGTTGCTCCCGCCCAGCCGGAGAACGCGGCGCGCGCTGCAACGACGGCATCGCGGGCATCCTTACGACTGGCCAGCGACGCGTTGGCGAGGAAGTCACCCTTCGTGGAGACGACCTCATAGGTCCGCCCACTCTCGCTGCGCGGGAACTTACCCCCGATGTAGAGCTTGTAGGTCT
This genomic window from Antiquaquibacter oligotrophicus contains:
- a CDS encoding glycerophosphodiester phosphodiesterase — encoded protein: MATAHRWRRFAAQLLAVISGALSLAIVIVLAPQTGPAATTFSTLRAPGEVGYVAGHRGDAEGGPENTLPALQAVLESSAEFVETDVQLTADGVPILMHDWTLDRTTDGTGPVWASTWEQVRELDAGSWVSPDFAGIRVPHLTEFLGILQPSGKHAIIELKGSWTAEQVIIVSNLVHDWDLQQRVVFASFDVKTLQAAQQVAPSIQRVIISREVNGDPQALAGTCGAIGIVTSMSFVQRNPEVVDRIHTAGLGVMLYTLNDEGTWSEAITLGVDGIITDTPAELGRWAGPESE
- a CDS encoding ribokinase, with product MAHQVPAVTPPRVVVVGSANVDEVFAVQAIPAPGETILSHGVMTARGGKGQNQAVAAARAGASTAFVGCLGSDDFGRLTLAGLTEDSIDTDAVRVIEAPTGRALIAVEPGGENTIIVEAGANADVRIRPEDRAVIADADVLLAQLEIPIDSVVEAAVSARDSGTLVIVNAAPMAALPAALLDATDVLVVNELEAQQLRGATGVTNLLDLVPVVVLTLGSKGAILQRREKAPVEVPAPIVDVVDATGAGDTFCGALAVALAEGMPDAEALRFSVTAASLSVQRAGAVPSIPTRAEIATELDRIAD
- a CDS encoding aldehyde dehydrogenase family protein, whose protein sequence is MTRLAVPKTYKLYIGGKFPRSESGRTYEVVSTKGDFLANASLASRKDARDAVVAARAAFSGWAGATAYNRGQVLYRIAEILEGRREQFVDEVVATEGASRAAAAKQIDAAIDAWVWYAGWADKYVQAAGNGNPVSGPYFNLSTPEPTGVVAIIAPQSAGSLAGLVSVIAPAILSGNTVVVVASERAPLSAISLAEVLATSDVPGGVVNVLTGSPAELAPWLASHADVNALDLTGAGDLEWVDLQIAAADTLKRVVPPHPGIPAPTLDRIVAFTETKTVWHTKSLL